In one Juglans regia cultivar Chandler chromosome 11, Walnut 2.0, whole genome shotgun sequence genomic region, the following are encoded:
- the LOC108995224 gene encoding PRA1 family protein E — protein sequence MSLKSPAGYGSSTTTTTQPQPSSPTSLTFISRATRATQTLIAPRRPWAELFTPFSSFSLPFSYPDALSRIRRNFYHFRVNYALTVLFILFLSLLWHPVSMIVFLIVFVAWLFLYFNRDTPIVLFGQSLDDRVVLGALGFVTVIALVLTNVGLNVLVALIVGVVVVGLHAAFRSTDDLFLDEESAVAGGLVSVVGTQPVRPTYTRI from the coding sequence ATGTCTCTGAAATCACCGGCAGGCTACGGCAGCAGCACCACCACAACCACACAACCACAACCCTCCTCCCCGACGTCCCTAACCTTCATCTCGCGCGCCACTCGCGCAACCCAAACCCTTATAGCCCCACGGCGTCCCTGGGCTGAACTCTTCACCCCTTTTTCCTCCTTCTCCCTCCCTTTCTCCTATCCGGACGCTCTGTCCCGTATCAGACGGAACTTCTACCACTTCCGGGTCAACTACGCTTTGACTGTCctcttcatcctcttcctcaGTCTCCTATGGCACCCTGTTTCCATGATCGTCTTCCTCATCGTCTTTGTCGCCTGGCTCTTCCTCTACTTCAATAGGGACACCCCAATTGTCCTCTTCGGTCAATCCTTGGACGACAGAGTCGTGCTCGGCGCTCTGGGATTTGTTACTGTGATAGCATTGGTGTTGACCAATGTGGGTTTGAATGTTTTGGTGGCTCTAATAGTTGGGGTCGTGGTTGTCGGGTTGCACGCGGCTTTTCGGAGCACGGATGACTTGTTTCTTGACGAGGAGAGCGCCGTGGCAGGTGGGTTGGTCTCGGTCGTGGGGACTCAGCCAGTAAGGCCAACGTATACCCGGATTTGA